A section of the Rhodospirillales bacterium genome encodes:
- a CDS encoding helix-turn-helix transcriptional regulator has product MISLQQLRAARGLLNWTQRQLARAAGLSLRTLNSIELGTTVPRLDTMRAIQSAFEAQNVVFGPGQALRLLDERLEIEKHEGETCVEILANDIIDQLRGRGGAYFGNYPDEAALTRHSPRLWDKFYADCHACGIKDYLLVRDGFTDFIAPPSHYRWLPEAVLGKLSYSIYHDTVSFLMMGPSPRLVIIRSATIADHFRVQLTANWDAAIVPPFNRHLVKDEDSARPWTMARADAMRKKIRKMGY; this is encoded by the coding sequence ATGATTTCCCTGCAACAGTTGCGCGCGGCGCGCGGCCTTCTGAACTGGACACAGCGGCAACTGGCCCGGGCAGCGGGCCTGTCGCTGCGCACACTCAACAGCATCGAACTCGGAACGACCGTGCCCCGCCTCGATACCATGCGCGCCATCCAATCCGCTTTCGAAGCGCAAAACGTTGTTTTCGGCCCCGGTCAGGCACTCCGGCTTCTGGATGAACGGTTGGAGATTGAAAAACACGAAGGCGAAACCTGCGTCGAGATATTGGCGAACGACATCATCGATCAGTTGCGCGGACGCGGCGGCGCGTATTTCGGCAACTATCCCGACGAAGCGGCGCTGACACGGCACAGCCCGCGCTTGTGGGATAAATTCTATGCCGATTGTCATGCCTGCGGTATCAAGGACTATCTGCTGGTCAGGGACGGGTTTACCGATTTCATCGCGCCGCCCAGCCATTACCGATGGCTGCCCGAAGCCGTGCTGGGCAAGCTCAGTTACAGCATCTATCACGACACGGTCAGTTTTCTGATGATGGGGCCGTCGCCGCGGCTGGTCATCATCCGCAGCGCCACCATCGCCGACCATTTCCGCGTTCAACTGACGGCGAACTGGGATGCGGCCATTGTCCCGCCCTTCAACCGCCATCTGGTAAAGGACGAGGACTCGGCGCGGCCATGGACCATGGCTCGTGCCGATGCCATGCGCAAAAAAATCAGGAAAATGGGTTACTGA
- the grpE gene encoding nucleotide exchange factor GrpE, whose product MTEAAKHNEDTTPQPEAESAAPMDAGTDALRAELADAKDKMLRALADAENVRKRAERAQIDASKFAVAGFARDLLDVADNLRRAIDSVPAAQRTDAIENLLQGVEATERAMLSAFEKNGIRKIAPAAGTFDPNIHEVMFEAEVPGKKQGEIIQLVECGYMLHERLLRPARVGVAKGDPNIPAAHSLDQSV is encoded by the coding sequence ATGACCGAAGCCGCGAAGCACAACGAAGACACGACGCCCCAGCCCGAAGCCGAATCCGCCGCGCCCATGGATGCCGGCACCGACGCCTTGCGCGCCGAACTGGCCGACGCGAAGGACAAGATGCTGCGCGCGCTGGCCGATGCCGAAAATGTCCGCAAACGGGCCGAACGCGCCCAGATCGACGCAAGCAAATTCGCCGTGGCGGGTTTCGCGCGCGACCTGCTCGACGTCGCCGACAACCTGCGCCGCGCGATCGACAGCGTTCCCGCCGCCCAACGCACAGACGCGATCGAAAACCTGCTTCAGGGGGTTGAGGCGACGGAGCGCGCGATGCTGTCCGCCTTTGAAAAAAACGGCATCCGCAAAATCGCCCCCGCCGCCGGCACGTTCGACCCCAATATTCACGAAGTGATGTTCGAGGCGGAAGTCCCCGGCAAAAAACAGGGCGAGATCATCCAGCTTGTCGAATGTGGTTACATGCTGCACGAACGCCTGCTGCGCCCCGCGCGCGTCGGCGTCGCCAAGGGCGATCCCAACATCCCCGCCGCCCATAGCCTCGACCAGTCGGTGTAG
- the typA gene encoding translational GTPase TypA, whose amino-acid sequence MSLRNVAIIAHVDHGKTTLVDQLLKQAGSFHANQHVAERAMDSNDLEKERGITILAKCTSILWKDIRINIVDTPGHADFGGEVERILSMVDGVVLLVDAAESVLPQTKFVLGKALGRGLRPIVVVNKVDRPDARPHLVHDEIFDLFAAMDANDEQLDFPMLFASGRNGWAVKDLEDERKDLTPLFELITNHVPAPTVDTDAPFSMLATILESNNFLGRILTGRVETGKVRMNMPFKALTREGKLIEQGRITKILTFRGLDRVPVEEAEAGDIVCIAGMTKATVADTLCDLAVEAPLPATPIDPPTIAITFSVNDSPLAGTEGTKVTGRAIRDRLFAEAEGNVAIRVRETDEKDACEVAGRGELQLGVLIETMRREGYELSISRPRVLFKTDETTGQRLEPIEEVQVDVDEEFSGTVVNKISERKGEMTDMRPSGAGKVRLTFLAPSRGLIGYQSEFLSDTRGTGIMNRLFHSYAPYKGAIPTRHTGVLISNGRGEAVAYAMWKLEDRGPMMIDPGVPVYEGMIVGEHSKYNDLDINILEGKKLTNVRAAGKDDAVKLSPPIRMTLEKAIAYINDDELVEITPRSIRLRKRYLDPNTRKRMAKAAEAAEASAG is encoded by the coding sequence ATGTCCCTGCGCAACGTCGCCATCATCGCCCACGTCGACCATGGCAAAACCACCCTCGTCGACCAGCTTCTTAAACAGGCTGGCTCCTTTCACGCCAACCAGCACGTTGCCGAGCGCGCGATGGATTCCAACGATCTGGAAAAGGAACGCGGCATCACCATTCTGGCCAAATGCACGTCGATCCTTTGGAAGGATATCCGCATTAATATTGTCGATACACCCGGCCACGCCGATTTCGGCGGCGAGGTTGAACGCATCCTGAGCATGGTCGACGGCGTGGTGCTTCTGGTCGATGCCGCCGAATCCGTTTTGCCGCAGACGAAATTCGTGCTGGGCAAGGCGCTTGGGCGCGGCCTGCGCCCCATCGTCGTCGTCAACAAGGTCGACCGTCCCGATGCCCGCCCGCATCTGGTGCATGACGAGATTTTCGATCTTTTCGCCGCTATGGACGCCAACGACGAACAGCTCGACTTCCCGATGCTTTTTGCATCGGGTCGCAACGGCTGGGCCGTGAAGGATCTGGAGGACGAGCGCAAGGATCTGACCCCGCTGTTTGAACTGATCACGAACCACGTCCCCGCGCCCACAGTCGATACCGACGCACCGTTTTCGATGCTCGCGACCATTCTGGAATCGAATAATTTTCTGGGCCGCATCCTCACCGGCCGGGTTGAAACCGGCAAGGTCAGGATGAACATGCCCTTCAAGGCGCTGACCCGCGAGGGCAAGCTGATCGAACAGGGCCGCATCACCAAAATTTTGACCTTCCGGGGGCTTGATCGCGTCCCGGTCGAGGAAGCCGAAGCGGGCGACATCGTATGCATCGCGGGCATGACCAAGGCGACGGTCGCCGACACGCTGTGCGATCTGGCGGTTGAAGCGCCCCTGCCTGCGACACCGATCGACCCGCCGACCATCGCGATCACGTTTTCGGTCAACGACTCGCCGCTGGCGGGGACCGAGGGCACCAAGGTCACGGGCCGCGCCATCCGCGACCGCCTGTTCGCCGAGGCCGAGGGCAACGTCGCCATCCGCGTGCGCGAAACCGACGAAAAAGATGCCTGCGAGGTCGCGGGACGCGGCGAACTGCAACTCGGCGTGCTGATCGAAACCATGCGCCGCGAAGGCTACGAACTCTCCATTTCCCGCCCGCGCGTGCTCTTCAAAACGGATGAAACCACGGGCCAGCGCCTCGAACCGATCGAGGAAGTGCAGGTCGACGTCGACGAGGAATTTTCCGGCACCGTGGTCAACAAGATATCCGAACGCAAGGGCGAGATGACCGATATGCGCCCCTCCGGCGCGGGCAAGGTGCGCTTGACCTTCCTCGCCCCCTCGCGCGGTTTGATCGGCTATCAGTCCGAATTCCTGTCCGACACGCGCGGCACCGGCATCATGAACCGGCTGTTCCATTCCTACGCCCCGTACAAGGGCGCGATCCCGACGCGACATACCGGCGTGCTGATCTCCAACGGCCGCGGCGAAGCCGTGGCCTACGCGATGTGGAAGCTGGAAGACCGCGGCCCGATGATGATCGACCCCGGCGTGCCGGTCTATGAAGGCATGATCGTGGGCGAACATTCCAAATACAACGATCTCGACATCAACATTCTGGAAGGCAAAAAGCTGACCAACGTGCGCGCCGCCGGCAAGGACGACGCGGTCAAGCTTTCCCCGCCCATCCGCATGACGCTGGAAAAGGCCATCGCCTATATCAACGACGACGAACTGGTCGAAATCACGCCCCGCTCCATCCGCCTGCGCAAACGCTACCTCGATCCGAACACCCGCAAGCGCATGGCCAAGGCCGCCGAAGCCGCCGAGGCTTCGGCTGGTTAG
- the hrcA gene encoding heat-inducible transcriptional repressor HrcA gives MLAEMDARARAIFQLVVDSYLTTREPVGSRTISQLLNTSLSPASIRGVMAELEGMGLLYAPHTSAGRLPTETGLRLYVDALLEVRNLDDDARRHIDTLAARRNAGPDALMADAGRLVAGLTEAVSIVATPGRESAVRQIQFVGLDARRALAVIVFADGNVENRIIGLPDGVSPSALIAATNFLNARLSGHTLAAARRAILDDIAARRTELDALSAHVVEQGLAVIDRQTGRMFVRGTAELLNDVHAIGELDTIQKLIDLLDQQETMARVIEAAEGGQGVRIYIGSENRLFKNANIAMVVAPARDADQKVVGAVGVIGPTYINYGRIVPIVDATSQMIARLLG, from the coding sequence ATGCTTGCCGAAATGGACGCCCGCGCCCGCGCGATATTCCAGCTTGTCGTGGATTCCTATCTCACCACGCGCGAACCCGTGGGCTCGCGCACGATTTCACAACTTTTGAACACCTCGCTTTCCCCCGCCTCGATCCGTGGCGTGATGGCGGAGCTTGAGGGGATGGGTCTGCTCTATGCCCCGCACACCTCGGCCGGACGCCTGCCCACCGAAACCGGCCTGCGCTTGTATGTCGATGCGCTGCTTGAGGTGCGCAATCTCGACGACGACGCCCGCCGCCATATCGACACGCTGGCTGCCCGCCGCAACGCCGGACCGGATGCGCTGATGGCCGATGCGGGCCGCCTTGTCGCGGGCCTGACCGAGGCGGTGTCCATCGTCGCCACACCCGGCCGCGAAAGCGCGGTGCGCCAGATCCAGTTTGTCGGGCTGGATGCCCGCCGCGCGCTGGCGGTCATCGTCTTCGCCGACGGCAATGTCGAAAACCGCATCATCGGCCTGCCCGACGGCGTCAGCCCGTCCGCGCTGATTGCCGCGACCAACTTCCTCAATGCCCGCTTGAGCGGACATACACTGGCCGCCGCGCGCCGCGCCATCCTTGACGACATCGCCGCGCGTCGTACCGAACTCGACGCGCTCAGCGCCCATGTCGTCGAACAGGGGCTTGCCGTGATCGACCGCCAGACCGGGCGCATGTTCGTGCGCGGCACGGCGGAATTGCTCAACGACGTGCATGCGATCGGCGAACTCGACACCATCCAGAAACTCATCGACCTGCTCGACCAGCAGGAAACCATGGCCAGAGTGATTGAAGCCGCCGAGGGCGGACAAGGCGTGCGCATCTATATCGGTTCGGAAAACCGGCTGTTCAAAAACGCCAACATCGCGATGGTGGTGGCCCCCGCCCGCGACGCGGACCAAAAGGTCGTGGGCGCGGTGGGCGTGATCGGCCCGACCTATATCAATTATGGCCGTATCGTGCCCATCGTCGACGCCACCAGCCAAATGATCGCCCGGCTTCTGGGCTGA
- the rdgB gene encoding RdgB/HAM1 family non-canonical purine NTP pyrophosphatase — translation MPELRNKLKKGAAPRKFAGGPLVVATHNAGKMAEFETLLRGRVEKLLSAVDVDLPEPVEDGASFLENATIKAVAGARASGLPCMADDSGLCVTALGGNPGIYSARWMGPEKDPMKAMRLVHERMGDATDRGAHFMAVLVLAWPDGHVEWAEGRVDGEIVWPPRGSGGHGYDPVFMPTGETRTFAQMSMDEKNAYSHRARALAALMETVF, via the coding sequence ATGCCTGAATTGCGGAATAAGTTAAAAAAAGGCGCCGCGCCGCGCAAATTTGCGGGCGGGCCATTGGTGGTGGCCACGCATAACGCGGGCAAGATGGCCGAATTCGAGACATTGTTGCGCGGGCGGGTGGAAAAGCTGCTTTCGGCGGTCGATGTCGATTTGCCCGAGCCGGTCGAGGACGGGGCGAGTTTTCTTGAAAACGCGACGATCAAGGCGGTGGCAGGGGCGAGGGCATCTGGCCTGCCGTGCATGGCCGACGATTCCGGCCTGTGTGTCACGGCGCTGGGCGGGAATCCCGGCATTTATTCGGCGCGCTGGATGGGGCCGGAAAAAGACCCGATGAAGGCGATGCGGCTGGTGCATGAACGCATGGGCGATGCAACCGACCGGGGCGCGCATTTCATGGCCGTGCTGGTGCTGGCATGGCCGGACGGCCATGTCGAGTGGGCGGAAGGCCGGGTGGACGGGGAAATCGTCTGGCCGCCGCGCGGGAGCGGAGGGCACGGTTACGATCCGGTTTTCATGCCAACGGGCGAAACACGCACATTCGCGCAAATGTCGATGGACGAAAAAAACGCTTATTCCCACCGCGCCCGCGCGTTGGCCGCGTTAATGGAAACGGTTTTCTAG
- a CDS encoding chloride channel protein: protein MNQHDIYKAGKRALSLSLWRNRLIFWIGAVIIGLIAAGFTYVADYAQKLFSGAVSHGDWLPFIICPAIFALVGWVTIRFFPSTAGSGIPQAIAARTAETPEARRYLLGPRVIFGKIALTALGLLGGASIGREGPTVQVGAALLYLSASFTRMSNEMTRSVILAGSAAGVAAAFNTPLAGIVFGIEEMARAFEHRYSSIVLTAIVFAGVASLSVLGNYSYFGYADGDYSMLRDLPAILLVGVAGGLLGGLFTWALVDGGRLMRRLCARQGLNHPVIFAALCGFVIACIGILTHGATYGTGYGQAEQMLHGHTDGAWLFTIGKFIATAISGVSGLPGGIFSPSLSVGAGLGASLAPWFPHTTLAGVVILGMTAYFAGVTQAPITAFIIVLEITGQQSLPVALIATAAMATGISRLIAPKSLYHALAEMFLHRATEATQAAQVAPDAEAEAGADMRTDTKPAA from the coding sequence ATGAACCAGCACGACATATACAAGGCCGGAAAGCGCGCTTTGTCGCTTTCGCTGTGGCGCAATCGCCTGATTTTCTGGATCGGGGCGGTGATCATCGGGTTGATCGCCGCCGGATTCACCTATGTCGCGGATTACGCGCAAAAGCTGTTCTCGGGCGCGGTTTCGCACGGCGACTGGCTGCCCTTCATCATCTGTCCCGCGATCTTCGCCCTCGTCGGATGGGTTACGATACGATTCTTTCCTAGCACCGCGGGAAGCGGTATTCCGCAAGCCATTGCGGCGCGTACGGCCGAAACGCCCGAGGCGCGACGATATCTTCTGGGTCCGCGAGTCATTTTCGGCAAAATAGCCCTGACCGCGCTGGGGCTTCTGGGCGGCGCGTCGATCGGCCGCGAGGGGCCGACCGTGCAGGTGGGCGCGGCGCTTTTGTATTTAAGCGCATCCTTTACCCGCATGAGCAACGAGATGACGCGCAGCGTCATTCTGGCGGGTTCCGCGGCGGGGGTGGCGGCCGCGTTCAACACGCCTTTGGCCGGGATCGTGTTCGGGATCGAGGAAATGGCCCGTGCCTTCGAGCACCGTTATAGCAGCATCGTGCTGACCGCGATCGTGTTCGCCGGGGTCGCGTCGCTTTCGGTTTTGGGGAATTACAGTTATTTCGGCTATGCCGATGGTGATTACAGCATGTTGCGCGACCTGCCGGCGATTCTCCTTGTCGGGGTGGCTGGCGGGCTTTTGGGCGGGCTGTTCACCTGGGCGCTTGTCGATGGCGGACGTTTGATGCGCAGGTTATGCGCGCGGCAGGGGCTGAACCATCCCGTGATATTCGCCGCGCTGTGCGGGTTTGTCATCGCGTGCATCGGAATCCTAACGCACGGGGCGACTTATGGCACCGGTTACGGGCAGGCAGAGCAGATGTTGCATGGCCATACCGACGGCGCGTGGCTGTTTACCATCGGCAAATTTATCGCAACCGCGATTTCGGGCGTCAGCGGTCTGCCGGGCGGGATATTCTCGCCCAGCCTGTCGGTCGGCGCGGGTCTGGGGGCGTCTTTGGCCCCGTGGTTCCCGCATACGACGCTTGCAGGTGTCGTCATCCTGGGGATGACCGCGTATTTCGCCGGGGTCACGCAGGCGCCGATCACGGCGTTCATCATCGTGCTGGAAATCACCGGGCAGCAATCCTTACCCGTGGCGTTGATCGCGACGGCGGCAATGGCGACAGGGATCAGCCGATTGATCGCGCCCAAATCGCTGTATCACGCGCTGGCCGAAATGTTCCTGCACCGTGCGACGGAGGCAACGCAAGCAGCGCAAGTCGCACCAGATGCAGAGGCGGAAGCAGGCGCAGATATGCGCACGGATACAAAGCCCGCCGCCTGA
- the rph gene encoding ribonuclease PH: MLRPSGRAPDSLRNIELVTGVSKYAEGSCLAKFGDTHVLCLATVEDKTPGWLKGTGKGWVTAEYGMLPRATNTRTDREAAKGKQSGRTQEIQRLIGRALRAVVKLEALGERQIRIDCDVIQADGGTRTAAITGAYVALVQAIAHMKKMNVIAIEPIVDSVAAISCGIYQGVPVLDLDYAEDSSAETDANFVITGSGRMVEVQGTAEKTPFTEDELMALLALAKKGCGELAAAQKEALGQ, encoded by the coding sequence ATGCTCCGCCCATCAGGACGCGCCCCTGATTCCCTGCGCAATATCGAACTGGTGACCGGCGTATCGAAATACGCCGAAGGGTCGTGTCTGGCCAAATTCGGCGATACGCATGTCTTGTGTCTGGCGACGGTCGAGGACAAGACTCCCGGCTGGCTGAAAGGCACGGGCAAGGGGTGGGTGACGGCGGAATACGGCATGTTGCCCCGCGCGACCAATACGCGCACCGACCGCGAGGCGGCCAAGGGCAAGCAATCGGGACGGACGCAGGAAATCCAGCGGCTGATCGGGCGGGCGTTGCGCGCGGTGGTCAAGCTGGAGGCGCTGGGCGAACGGCAGATCAGGATCGATTGCGACGTCATTCAGGCCGACGGGGGGACGCGCACCGCCGCGATCACCGGCGCCTATGTCGCGCTGGTTCAGGCGATCGCGCACATGAAAAAAATGAACGTCATCGCGATCGAGCCGATCGTCGATTCCGTCGCCGCGATTTCATGCGGGATTTATCAAGGCGTGCCGGTGCTGGACCTCGATTACGCCGAGGATTCAAGCGCCGAGACGGACGCCAATTTCGTCATCACCGGTTCGGGCCGGATGGTGGAGGTGCAGGGCACCGCCGAAAAAACGCCGTTCACGGAAGACGAACTGATGGCGCTTCTGGCCCTTGCCAAAAAGGGGTGCGGTGAACTCGCCGCAGCGCAAAAGGAAGCGTTAGGGCAATGA
- a CDS encoding GNAT family N-acetyltransferase codes for MVGADFLSASQRFMPPETGAVHTPRLIIRPYTQADAPQIAQMILERQYPYRQPGTDDAWAQEMADETLGHIAASTDKVVAGLFLRQDGQLAGEFTANAKYGGRPREWSLSYYTRINHRGRGYMKECVLAVLPQFPACLGARIVSAMVSFNNLASRHILKDAGFREATMSGHGLSLELTV; via the coding sequence ATGGTTGGCGCAGACTTCCTTTCAGCATCGCAACGCTTCATGCCGCCCGAAACAGGAGCGGTGCACACGCCGCGTTTGATCATCCGTCCCTATACGCAGGCGGACGCGCCGCAGATCGCGCAGATGATTTTGGAACGCCAATACCCCTATCGCCAGCCCGGCACAGACGACGCATGGGCGCAGGAGATGGCCGACGAAACGCTTGGGCATATCGCGGCAAGCACCGACAAGGTCGTCGCGGGGCTTTTTTTAAGGCAAGACGGGCAACTGGCGGGTGAGTTCACCGCCAACGCCAAATACGGCGGGCGTCCGCGTGAATGGTCTTTGAGCTATTATACGCGCATCAATCATCGAGGACGCGGATATATGAAGGAATGCGTGCTGGCTGTTTTGCCGCAGTTTCCGGCGTGTCTGGGCGCGCGCATCGTCAGCGCCATGGTCAGTTTCAACAATCTGGCATCGCGGCATATCCTGAAAGATGCAGGTTTTCGCGAGGCGACGATGTCCGGCCACGGTTTGAGTCTTGAGTTGACGGTATAG
- a CDS encoding coproporphyrinogen III oxidase has protein sequence MSQDKAPILLMPDTPPPIALYVHWPFCKAKCPYCDFNSHVRAGVDDAAWAAALLRELEYTAGQLGARRVTSIFFGGGTPSLMAADTVAAVIAAAGRVWMLADDCEITLEANPTSVEAGKFRDFRAAGVNRVSIGVQSLVPADLAALGRQHSVEEARAAVDLAARIFPRYSFDLIYARPGQTPDAWENELRAALSMAGDHLSAYQLTIEPNTQFFTLYHSDRLKIPDEDQAAIFYEITQNMMDAHGMPAYEVSNHARPGCESRHNLTYWRYGEYAGIGPGAHGRVFLSSDWLATRTHRAPEVWLERVRADGHGYHPFEAIDARARFEERLMMGLRLREGVALDGLEQGGLNLGLVPELQAAGLLADVPGRLVPTQAGRLVLTSLNAALLA, from the coding sequence ATGTCGCAGGATAAAGCCCCAATTTTGTTAATGCCGGACACGCCTCCACCCATAGCCCTTTACGTCCACTGGCCGTTTTGCAAGGCCAAATGCCCGTATTGCGATTTCAACAGCCATGTGCGGGCAGGGGTGGACGACGCGGCGTGGGCGGCGGCGCTGCTGCGCGAACTGGAATACACCGCTGGACAATTGGGTGCGCGCCGGGTCACGTCGATCTTTTTCGGGGGCGGGACGCCCAGTTTGATGGCGGCGGATACGGTCGCGGCGGTGATCGCGGCGGCGGGCCGTGTGTGGATGCTGGCCGATGATTGCGAAATCACGCTGGAGGCCAATCCCACCTCGGTCGAGGCCGGAAAATTCCGCGATTTCCGCGCAGCGGGGGTCAACCGCGTGTCGATAGGGGTGCAATCGCTGGTGCCTGCCGATCTGGCCGCGCTGGGGCGGCAGCACAGCGTGGAGGAGGCGCGGGCGGCGGTCGATCTGGCGGCGCGGATCTTTCCGCGCTATTCCTTCGACCTGATCTATGCCCGGCCCGGCCAGACGCCGGATGCGTGGGAAAACGAATTGCGCGCGGCGCTGAGCATGGCGGGGGACCATCTGTCGGCGTATCAACTGACCATCGAGCCGAATACGCAGTTTTTTACGCTGTACCATTCTGACCGTCTTAAGATTCCGGATGAAGATCAGGCGGCAATATTCTATGAAATCACACAAAACATGATGGATGCACATGGGATGCCAGCTTATGAAGTTTCCAACCACGCGCGGCCGGGGTGCGAGAGCCGCCACAACCTGACCTATTGGCGGTATGGCGAATATGCGGGCATCGGTCCCGGCGCGCATGGACGGGTGTTTTTAAGTTCGGACTGGCTTGCGACGCGGACCCACCGCGCGCCGGAAGTGTGGCTGGAGCGGGTGCGGGCGGATGGGCACGGCTATCATCCGTTTGAGGCCATAGACGCGCGCGCGCGGTTCGAGGAGCGGCTGATGATGGGATTGCGTCTGCGCGAGGGTGTGGCGTTGGACGGGCTTGAACAGGGCGGGCTCAATCTGGGCCTTGTGCCGGAATTGCAGGCGGCGGGGCTTTTGGCCGACGTACCGGGACGGCTTGTCCCGACGCAGGCAGGGCGCTTGGTGCTGACGTCACTGAACGCGGCGCTGCTCGCGTGA
- a CDS encoding cation:proton antiporter, protein MESTIPHLREILIFLTAAGILVPLFQKFRISPVLGFLIAGLLLGPHGLGKIAQIWQPAGAFVITGTEGVHVLGELGIVFLLFMIGLELSFERLNQMRRLVFGLGLSQVALSALAIGLVAFLAGNRPIVAIVLGLGFALSSTAIVMQLLAEHRRMGSSVGRVSFAILLFQDLSVVLLLFIVGLVGPDLPHNLSFSLAATMGKSLVYAIGSVVLIVLMGRVALRPLLKLAGKSRDHNSELFIAATLLAVFAIAAGSEASGLSMGLGAFLAGLLLAETEYRHDIETVIRPFRGMLLGLFFMSVGMDVDLAVLLTYPVLIPAALLGLFALKAAVIYPLARFFGMARGRAIELGLLLGQAGEFALVVINMATANRMIAPDAAQFMLILTSLSMMVTPLVANFAYGIRQALDGADLSPYGPAAHQIDSIDGHVILAGYGRMGSLLRDVLARQYIPVVAIDTKYDYTHDSKTPVLLGDATEAATMERAGLRRAIAVAVIMDKAEDAKKVVSLVRRMAPGLPIVARARDNDHAAALYRLGATVTIPDVVEGSLHVAQELMMRLGIPEDLARHTVDQQRAVEGHIIESMRPRDAQRPDINAD, encoded by the coding sequence ATGGAATCCACGATCCCGCATTTGCGCGAAATTCTGATCTTTTTGACCGCTGCGGGTATTCTGGTGCCGCTGTTCCAGAAATTTCGCATTTCGCCGGTGCTGGGTTTTTTGATCGCGGGCCTGCTGCTCGGCCCCCACGGCCTGGGCAAGATCGCGCAAATCTGGCAACCGGCGGGCGCCTTCGTGATCACGGGGACCGAGGGGGTCCATGTTCTGGGCGAACTTGGCATCGTCTTCCTGCTGTTCATGATCGGGCTGGAGCTTTCCTTCGAACGCCTGAACCAGATGCGCCGCCTTGTCTTCGGCCTTGGCCTGTCGCAGGTCGCGCTCAGCGCGCTGGCCATCGGGCTGGTCGCGTTTCTCGCCGGCAACCGGCCGATCGTCGCCATCGTGCTCGGCCTTGGCTTTGCGCTGTCCTCGACCGCTATCGTCATGCAGCTTCTGGCCGAACACCGGCGCATGGGCTCCAGCGTCGGCCGCGTCAGCTTCGCCATCCTGCTTTTTCAGGATCTTTCCGTCGTCCTGCTGCTGTTCATCGTCGGGCTGGTCGGGCCGGATCTGCCCCATAACCTCAGCTTCTCCCTCGCCGCCACCATGGGAAAGTCGCTGGTCTACGCGATCGGATCGGTGGTCCTGATCGTGCTGATGGGACGCGTGGCCCTGCGCCCGCTGCTCAAACTCGCGGGCAAAAGCCGCGACCATAATTCCGAACTGTTCATCGCCGCGACGCTACTGGCCGTTTTCGCCATCGCCGCGGGCAGCGAGGCTTCGGGCCTGTCCATGGGATTGGGCGCGTTTCTGGCGGGCTTGCTTCTGGCCGAAACCGAATACCGCCACGACATCGAAACCGTGATCCGTCCATTTCGCGGCATGCTGCTTGGCCTGTTCTTCATGTCGGTGGGCATGGATGTCGACCTGGCCGTTCTGCTTACCTACCCGGTTTTGATTCCAGCGGCCCTGCTTGGCCTGTTCGCGCTCAAGGCGGCGGTGATCTATCCCCTTGCCCGTTTCTTTGGTATGGCGCGCGGACGGGCCATCGAACTCGGCCTGCTGCTGGGGCAGGCGGGCGAATTCGCATTGGTGGTCATTAACATGGCGACCGCGAACAGGATGATCGCGCCCGATGCCGCGCAATTCATGCTGATCCTGACCTCGCTGAGCATGATGGTCACGCCGCTGGTCGCCAATTTCGCTTATGGCATCCGTCAGGCGCTGGACGGTGCGGACCTTTCCCCCTATGGCCCCGCCGCGCACCAAATCGATTCCATAGACGGGCATGTCATTCTGGCCGGGTATGGCCGCATGGGCAGCCTGCTGCGCGATGTACTGGCGCGGCAATACATTCCGGTGGTCGCGATCGACACCAAATACGATTACACTCATGATTCAAAAACGCCCGTTTTGCTGGGCGATGCGACCGAAGCCGCGACGATGGAACGCGCCGGCCTGCGCCGCGCGATCGCGGTTGCGGTGATCATGGACAAGGCCGAGGATGCGAAAAAAGTCGTCTCGCTGGTCCGGCGCATGGCGCCCGGCCTGCCCATCGTCGCCCGCGCGCGCGATAACGATCATGCCGCCGCGCTTTACCGGCTGGGCGCCACCGTCACCATTCCTGACGTGGTCGAAGGCTCGCTCCACGTCGCGCAGGAATTGATGATGCGTCTGGGCATCCCGGAAGATCTGGCCCGCCATACGGTCGACCAGCAGCGCGCGGTCGAGGGTCACATCATCGAATCCATGCGCCCGCGTGACGCGCAAAGACCCGACATCAACGCGGATTGA